A region of Microscilla marina ATCC 23134 DNA encodes the following proteins:
- a CDS encoding histidine phosphatase family protein, with the protein MASLYLVRHGQASFMKSNYDQLSDLGKTQANHLGEYLANTGLQFDIAWQGDLQRHRQTSEGIIEKYAHSAGFPEVFTNADFNEHQGASIFNKILPQLMADAPELKGAMEQKGKTDPEVRKSILKLFFQSLKKWAKGELGLEGYESFVDFKARCQRAYQTLLDGMEGKSSGIVISSGGTIGVLTGLLLGISDEKMMELNWQVMNTSFTEFQYNKGQFYLKSFNNIPHLTTPALITYV; encoded by the coding sequence ATGGCGAGCTTATACTTGGTACGACACGGACAAGCGTCTTTTATGAAAAGTAACTACGATCAACTCTCTGACTTGGGCAAAACTCAGGCAAACCATTTGGGCGAATATTTGGCAAACACAGGGCTTCAGTTTGACATTGCCTGGCAAGGCGACTTGCAACGCCACCGCCAAACCAGCGAAGGGATTATAGAAAAGTATGCCCATAGTGCGGGGTTTCCTGAGGTGTTTACCAATGCCGATTTTAATGAGCATCAGGGCGCCAGCATATTTAATAAAATATTGCCCCAACTCATGGCCGATGCTCCTGAACTAAAGGGGGCTATGGAGCAAAAAGGCAAAACTGACCCTGAAGTACGCAAAAGTATTTTGAAATTGTTTTTTCAATCGTTGAAGAAATGGGCAAAAGGCGAGCTTGGTTTAGAAGGGTATGAGTCTTTTGTCGACTTTAAGGCACGTTGTCAGCGGGCTTATCAAACTTTACTGGATGGAATGGAAGGCAAAAGCTCGGGCATTGTTATATCATCGGGCGGCACCATTGGCGTACTCACTGGGTTGTTGTTGGGTATTAGCGACGAAAAAATGATGGAACTCAACTGGCAGGTAATGAACACCTCTTTTACCGAGTTTCAGTATAACAAAGGACAGTTTTACCTCAAGAGTTTCAACAACATTCCTCACTTGACTACTCCTGCGTTGATTACTTATGTATAA